A single Gammaproteobacteria bacterium DNA region contains:
- a CDS encoding SDR family oxidoreductase: MTAIADKTIFISGGARGIGLAVALRLARDGARLVITSRSDTESAVAAIEEAGGRALGLTLDMDDPQQIDRAVAQTADHFGGIDALVHNASQIHLGPLERISSRALEVMLAVNTHGPLHLTRAALPHLRRATNPHIVAMAPPVNMSRRWFTGRTPYAITKLSLSMMVMGLAEEFRRYGIAVNAVWPLTVIDTAALKHAQHVKAENCRKPEIVADALHVLLTRPARVSTGRFFLDEELLREYGVSDFRKYAVSPGKPLMSDLFTD; this comes from the coding sequence GTGACGGCCATTGCCGACAAGACCATCTTCATCAGCGGCGGCGCGCGCGGCATCGGCCTCGCCGTCGCCTTGCGACTTGCCCGCGACGGAGCGCGTCTGGTCATCACCTCGCGCAGCGATACCGAATCCGCCGTGGCCGCCATCGAGGAAGCCGGTGGCAGAGCCCTGGGCCTGACGCTGGACATGGACGACCCTCAGCAGATCGACCGTGCAGTCGCGCAGACGGCCGATCACTTCGGCGGCATCGACGCCCTGGTGCATAACGCCAGCCAGATTCACCTGGGGCCTCTGGAGCGCATTTCGAGCCGGGCGCTGGAGGTGATGCTGGCGGTCAATACACACGGCCCGCTGCATCTGACACGCGCCGCGCTGCCGCATCTGCGTCGCGCCACCAATCCGCACATCGTGGCCATGGCGCCGCCGGTCAACATGAGCCGGCGCTGGTTTACCGGGCGCACGCCGTACGCCATCACCAAGCTCAGCCTGAGCATGATGGTGATGGGCCTGGCCGAGGAATTCCGCCGCTACGGCATCGCCGTCAACGCGGTGTGGCCACTGACCGTCATCGACACCGCGGCGCTGAAGCATGCCCAGCACGTCAAGGCCGAGAACTGCCGCAAACCGGAAATCGTGGCGGACGCCCTGCATGTGCTGCTGACGCGTCCGGCTCGCGTCAGCACCGGTCGCTTCTTTCTCGACGAGGAACTGTTGCGCGAATACGGCGTCAGCGATTTCCGCAAGTACGCGGTATCACCGGGCAAGCCGCTGATGTCCGACCTGTTCACGGATTGA
- a CDS encoding BCSC C-terminal domain-containing protein, with the protein MLRRIFALTGLTVGLLMGAAVCGVAGAAEGDAQLQPLIAQAHYWEDRGRYDLARESWLKLLRVQPDDAQALEGLAMAEARSNKPEAAEVYLERLKEAHPKHPAISRIEAAIQQGAIDQTKLEEPRGLARQGRYQEAVESYRTLFGGEVPGGRLGLEYYQTLAGVDGKWGEARQGIERLAKDYPDDPVYRLALAQHLTYREDSRRDGISRLAQLADNAAVSVQARQAWRQALLWLSTDPNDRRYYQTYLDEYGNDPEVAAKLRGVQEAVASVTPQADPRVAEVQEAYESLNGGELAAASARFEDLLRDDPRDADGLGGLGIVRLRQQRFAEAASLLEQASIADPKRSQRWSEALSSARFYALVREAETARQAAQPERAEQLLRSALAADGVDDDSDVRSSLADVLAEQDEIGEAEQLYRQILSRHPDNMNATRGLVGLLTRSNRIQEAIQLAERLPPELRNQIGSLSQLKAQYLRDQATEATEAGDQQGAENLLKQALLLDPNSVWVRLDLARIYQQQKRTREANTLVDGILSGNPNMGEAIFVKALLLSEQQRWYDALQLMEQIPLATRDTGMVQLQHRLWVRYQTERAGVYARYGRVQDALELLRRVEPQVDNAPELLGALATAYAEVGDEGRALGYIRAALSGTPDPDPGLRLQYASLLFKLRQDAEFEVVMTDLVQRGGLTQQQALDLANLRVAYRLRQADLVREEGDLARAYDYLAPLLQVNPNDPRLLMALARLYNDSEEYDHAAQIYDRVLQTDPENLDAYKGSIGAALARNDLETANQLLNEAFNLDPQNARLYALAGRLARARGEDGRALEYYQRALALDAQQGAQEFGGRYAPQLYLLDPAAAGSRVLPVPSDRGGFSFRPSSAQSPRRSDSARAREAAWQPARGGGYLIKTAAPRRSAQPEKSQTPEERVEPVPRASVDQGIRPSIYSIEPAPMRAEPEPVTAQTTPASQTGADAPRAHETPGVFLKLSTQSNGERVTRSAETPWTLPPPPSTRSGSAAVPLQMETLQAPPFPPPRLSQRPDYRSGSESSLSAPATMPALPTYSAPSTRRELTTAPDPNYQFMPEVSRSTASSAPAPAPMAPGSQAPLYPPSSRSAVTSSTYRQATSTQVQPYSSSYAEPAPAVPSNAVPASTYPSTSTVQQSNGTVSIPYGPLGSNASVVQAGPSYYSSQSGGTQTQTRSEVYTQGQAQTVRRFDPPSGQAPYPAGGLPPASAPRMSTQLSSSSGDPALRRELSREINDIRGAYVSQPAPQAPVMSYGNDPALTVPSFARRELPPTRERSDLIREIESIEANRAANAGLGVALRNRDGQSGLGRLLDIELPVEASIAGTEAGRFALRAVPVFLDAGSVSGRDQLLFGAMPLVDDATSYRFAQDASGVAVGGVYSIADLRLDVGSSPLGFPVETIVGGLQWKPQVDNVSFKIDLSRRSVTDSLLSYAGTRDPATGRVWGGITRTGGRIDMSYDLGRYGVYVNGSYHVLDGENVDQNNAFEAGGGFYTRGVQRRGFRVTYGLNLTTFFYDKNRRYYTFGHGGYFSPQFYMSVGVPFEISGSRDRFSYRIGGAIGLQAFKEDGAALFPTDAGLQLAVEDLLLDSDDEDLVSGYSDSSQSGVGYNFSGAFEYLIAPQLTAGALLSLDNAKDYNESLVMGYVRYWFSAQPRVSSPPTMLRPYFNFGSD; encoded by the coding sequence GTGCTGCGGCGTATTTTCGCGCTGACGGGTCTGACCGTCGGACTGCTTATGGGCGCCGCTGTTTGCGGTGTCGCAGGCGCGGCCGAGGGTGATGCCCAACTGCAACCGCTGATTGCCCAGGCGCATTACTGGGAGGACCGCGGTCGCTATGATCTCGCACGGGAATCCTGGCTCAAGCTGCTGCGTGTGCAACCCGACGACGCACAGGCGCTGGAGGGTCTGGCGATGGCCGAGGCGCGCAGCAACAAGCCGGAGGCGGCCGAGGTCTATCTGGAGCGGCTCAAGGAAGCGCACCCCAAGCACCCCGCGATTTCCCGGATCGAAGCCGCGATTCAGCAAGGCGCCATCGATCAGACCAAACTCGAAGAACCCCGAGGTCTTGCCCGGCAGGGGCGCTATCAGGAAGCGGTGGAATCCTATCGCACGCTGTTCGGCGGCGAAGTCCCCGGCGGCCGCCTGGGTCTCGAGTACTACCAGACCCTGGCGGGCGTCGACGGCAAATGGGGCGAGGCCCGACAGGGCATTGAGCGACTGGCCAAGGACTACCCCGATGACCCGGTCTATCGTCTGGCGCTGGCGCAGCACCTGACCTATCGCGAGGATTCGCGCCGCGACGGCATCAGTCGCCTGGCACAGCTCGCCGACAATGCGGCGGTGTCGGTGCAGGCGCGGCAAGCATGGCGCCAAGCCTTGCTTTGGTTGTCCACGGACCCCAATGACCGGCGCTACTATCAGACTTACCTCGACGAATACGGCAACGATCCGGAGGTTGCCGCCAAGCTGCGCGGCGTGCAGGAGGCGGTGGCCAGCGTCACACCGCAGGCCGACCCGCGTGTTGCCGAGGTGCAGGAAGCGTACGAATCATTGAATGGCGGCGAACTGGCCGCCGCATCTGCTCGTTTCGAGGACCTGCTGCGCGACGATCCGCGCGACGCCGACGGACTCGGCGGTCTGGGCATCGTACGGCTACGCCAGCAGCGTTTTGCCGAAGCGGCGTCGCTGCTCGAACAAGCCAGCATTGCCGACCCCAAGCGCTCGCAGCGCTGGTCGGAAGCCCTGTCCAGTGCACGGTTCTACGCGCTGGTACGGGAGGCGGAAACGGCGCGTCAGGCGGCGCAGCCGGAACGCGCCGAACAATTGCTGCGCAGCGCACTCGCCGCGGATGGCGTCGACGACGACTCGGACGTGCGCAGCAGCCTGGCTGACGTGCTCGCCGAGCAGGATGAAATCGGCGAAGCCGAACAGCTTTATCGTCAAATCTTGTCGCGTCACCCCGACAACATGAATGCGACACGCGGGCTGGTCGGCTTGCTCACGCGCAGCAATCGGATTCAGGAAGCGATCCAGCTGGCGGAACGCCTGCCGCCGGAGCTGCGCAACCAGATCGGCAGCCTCAGTCAGCTCAAGGCGCAATATCTAAGGGATCAGGCGACCGAGGCGACCGAGGCCGGTGACCAGCAGGGCGCCGAGAACCTGCTCAAACAGGCGCTGCTGCTCGATCCGAACAGCGTTTGGGTGCGCCTCGATCTGGCACGCATCTACCAGCAACAGAAGCGCACGCGTGAAGCCAACACCCTGGTTGACGGCATTCTGTCCGGCAACCCGAACATGGGCGAAGCGATTTTCGTGAAGGCCTTGCTGTTATCGGAACAGCAACGCTGGTATGACGCGCTGCAGTTGATGGAGCAGATCCCGCTGGCGACGCGTGACACCGGCATGGTTCAGCTGCAGCATCGGCTGTGGGTGCGTTACCAGACGGAACGCGCCGGTGTTTATGCGCGGTACGGCCGCGTCCAGGATGCGCTGGAACTGCTGCGCCGGGTGGAACCGCAGGTCGACAACGCCCCCGAACTGCTGGGCGCACTGGCCACGGCCTATGCCGAAGTCGGTGACGAGGGCAGGGCACTGGGTTATATCCGCGCGGCGCTGTCCGGTACGCCGGATCCCGATCCGGGGCTGCGCCTGCAATACGCCTCGCTCTTGTTCAAGCTGCGACAGGACGCGGAGTTCGAGGTGGTGATGACCGATCTGGTGCAGCGCGGCGGCTTGACCCAGCAACAGGCACTCGATCTGGCCAATCTGCGCGTGGCCTATCGCCTGCGTCAGGCCGACCTGGTGCGCGAGGAAGGTGATCTTGCGCGCGCCTATGACTATCTGGCGCCGCTGCTGCAGGTGAACCCCAATGATCCGCGGCTGCTGATGGCGCTGGCGCGCCTCTACAACGATTCCGAGGAATACGACCACGCCGCGCAGATCTACGATCGGGTATTGCAGACCGACCCCGAAAACCTCGACGCCTACAAGGGCTCGATCGGCGCCGCGCTGGCACGCAATGATCTGGAAACCGCGAATCAGCTGTTGAACGAGGCGTTCAATTTGGATCCACAGAACGCACGCCTGTATGCCTTGGCCGGGCGGCTGGCCCGGGCGCGCGGCGAAGACGGGCGCGCGCTGGAGTATTACCAACGCGCCCTGGCGCTGGATGCGCAGCAGGGTGCCCAGGAGTTCGGCGGACGCTATGCCCCGCAGTTGTATCTGTTGGATCCGGCTGCGGCTGGCAGCCGGGTGCTTCCGGTCCCGAGCGATCGTGGTGGTTTCAGTTTTCGTCCCTCATCTGCGCAGAGCCCTAGGCGCAGCGATTCGGCGCGGGCGCGCGAAGCGGCCTGGCAACCGGCACGCGGCGGCGGCTACCTGATCAAGACCGCGGCACCGCGACGCTCAGCCCAGCCCGAGAAGTCCCAGACTCCGGAAGAGAGGGTTGAGCCGGTTCCACGAGCTTCGGTCGATCAAGGCATTCGACCCAGCATCTACAGCATCGAACCGGCACCGATGCGAGCCGAACCCGAGCCGGTGACGGCGCAGACCACGCCGGCATCGCAAACCGGGGCGGATGCCCCGCGCGCTCATGAGACACCCGGCGTGTTTCTCAAGCTGTCGACGCAGTCCAATGGTGAACGCGTCACGCGATCAGCGGAGACGCCGTGGACGCTACCGCCGCCACCGTCCACCCGTTCCGGCAGCGCTGCCGTCCCGCTGCAGATGGAGACCTTGCAGGCACCGCCGTTCCCACCTCCAAGGCTGAGTCAGCGACCGGATTACCGGTCCGGGTCCGAATCTTCACTGTCCGCGCCGGCCACCATGCCGGCGCTGCCGACTTATTCGGCGCCATCGACGCGCCGCGAGCTCACCACCGCACCGGATCCCAACTATCAGTTCATGCCAGAGGTCAGCCGTTCGACGGCCTCCTCCGCACCGGCGCCAGCGCCGATGGCACCGGGCTCGCAGGCCCCGTTGTATCCGCCGTCGTCCCGGTCGGCGGTGACTTCGTCGACCTACCGCCAGGCTACCAGCACCCAAGTTCAGCCGTACTCGAGTTCCTATGCCGAGCCGGCGCCGGCGGTTCCGTCGAATGCGGTCCCGGCCTCGACCTACCCCTCGACATCGACGGTCCAGCAGAGCAACGGAACGGTTTCGATTCCTTACGGTCCGCTGGGCAGTAACGCCAGCGTGGTACAGGCCGGTCCGTCGTATTACTCGTCGCAATCCGGCGGCACGCAAACCCAGACCCGCAGCGAGGTCTACACGCAGGGACAGGCTCAGACCGTTCGTCGCTTCGATCCACCGAGTGGTCAGGCTCCGTACCCGGCGGGCGGGCTGCCGCCCGCATCGGCGCCGCGCATGAGCACGCAGCTGTCGTCGTCCAGCGGCGACCCGGCGCTGCGTCGCGAGTTGTCGCGGGAGATCAATGATATTCGCGGCGCCTATGTCAGCCAGCCGGCACCGCAGGCGCCCGTCATGAGCTATGGCAATGATCCGGCGCTGACGGTGCCGAGCTTCGCACGACGCGAACTGCCGCCGACACGCGAACGCAGCGACCTGATCCGCGAGATCGAGTCGATCGAGGCGAACCGTGCGGCCAATGCCGGACTCGGCGTGGCCTTGCGCAACCGTGACGGTCAGAGTGGCCTGGGGCGCCTGTTGGACATCGAGCTTCCGGTCGAGGCAAGCATCGCCGGCACCGAGGCCGGGCGTTTCGCGCTCCGCGCGGTTCCGGTGTTTCTCGATGCCGGCTCCGTGTCCGGGCGTGATCAGCTTCTGTTCGGGGCCATGCCGCTGGTCGACGACGCCACCAGTTATCGATTCGCACAGGATGCCAGCGGCGTTGCCGTCGGCGGCGTCTATTCGATCGCGGACTTGCGTCTGGACGTGGGATCGTCGCCGCTCGGATTTCCGGTGGAGACCATCGTTGGTGGGCTGCAGTGGAAGCCGCAGGTCGACAATGTGTCCTTCAAGATCGATCTGTCGCGCCGATCGGTGACCGACAGCCTGCTGTCTTATGCAGGCACGCGCGATCCCGCCACCGGCCGCGTCTGGGGTGGCATCACCCGCACCGGTGGCCGCATCGACATGTCCTATGACCTGGGGCGCTATGGCGTCTACGTTAACGGCAGCTACCACGTGCTCGATGGCGAGAACGTCGATCAGAACAATGCCTTCGAAGCCGGTGGCGGTTTCTATACGCGTGGCGTGCAGCGTCGCGGATTCCGCGTGACCTACGGCCTCAACCTCACGACGTTTTTCTACGACAAGAATCGCCGCTACTACACCTTTGGTCATGGCGGCTATTTCAGTCCACAGTTCTACATGAGCGTGGGCGTGCCGTTCGAGATCAGCGGATCGCGTGATCGCTTCTCGTACCGGATCGGCGGCGCGATCGGTCTGCAGGCCTTCAAGGAGGATGGTGCCGCGCTGTTCCCGACCGATGCCGGGCTCCAACTCGCGGTGGAAGATCTGCTGCTGGACAGCGATGACGAGGATCTCGTCAGTGGTTACAGCGACAGCAGTCAGAGTGGTGTCGGCTACAACTTCAGCGGCGCCTTCGAATACCTGATCGCGCCACAGCTGACGGCCGGTGCCTTGCTGAGTCTGGACAACGCCAAGGACTACAATGAATCCTTGGTCATGGGCTATGTCCGTTACTGGTTCTCGGCACAACCGCGCGTATCGTCACCGCCGACGATGCTGCGCCCGTACTTCAATTTCGGGAGCGACTGA
- a CDS encoding tetratricopeptide repeat protein, producing the protein MKPPILPFCLAALVLASCAADDPRAEGLNVRAPYGSVAGQGDVANWSPGSSYSNMGRQSLAQGQPERAAYQFEEALKVNPFDPVALNNLAVAKAEQEDYHTAVDLLSRAARLAPDDVEIAANLARLRNWVNSEALSGVDSEDWSGQADLSALPPPPPDLWNPQVYR; encoded by the coding sequence ATGAAGCCGCCAATCCTGCCGTTCTGCCTGGCCGCCCTGGTGCTGGCCTCCTGCGCCGCCGACGATCCCAGGGCCGAAGGGCTCAATGTTCGCGCGCCGTATGGAAGCGTGGCAGGACAAGGCGATGTCGCGAACTGGTCGCCGGGCTCGTCCTATTCGAACATGGGACGACAGAGCCTGGCGCAAGGCCAGCCTGAGCGGGCCGCGTATCAATTCGAGGAGGCGCTCAAGGTCAATCCCTTCGATCCGGTGGCGCTCAATAACCTGGCCGTGGCCAAGGCTGAGCAGGAGGACTACCACACCGCGGTCGATCTGCTCAGCCGCGCCGCCCGATTGGCGCCGGATGACGTGGAGATCGCCGCCAATCTGGCGCGACTCCGCAACTGGGTCAACAGCGAGGCACTCAGTGGTGTCGACTCCGAGGACTGGAGTGGGCAGGCCGATCTTTCGGCTCTTCCACCACCGCCGCCCGATCTGTGGAATCCGCAGGTCTATCGCTAG
- a CDS encoding ParA family protein — MRRVVFNQKGGVGKTTIVCNLAAVSAARGLRTLVIDLDVQCNTTRYLLGAGPFQPSKNIADFFDGTLNFSLSSPPFESYATETPFENLDLIAGSPELEHLQVKLEAKQKVHKLRQALAKVRGYDHIFIDTPPGLNFYSRSALIAADRVLVPFDCDEFAKRALYTLIENLEEIRADHNEELELEGIIVNQFQPRAKLPARMIEELRNEDLSVLEPFLSSSVRIRESHEQSKPMIFFDPSHKLTREYEALFDALEQG, encoded by the coding sequence ATGAGACGTGTGGTATTCAATCAGAAGGGCGGTGTCGGCAAGACCACGATCGTCTGCAATCTCGCCGCCGTATCGGCGGCGCGCGGTTTGCGCACGCTGGTGATCGACCTCGACGTGCAATGCAACACGACGCGCTACCTGCTCGGCGCCGGGCCCTTCCAGCCTTCGAAGAACATCGCCGACTTCTTTGATGGAACGCTCAACTTCAGCCTGTCCAGCCCGCCGTTCGAAAGCTATGCGACGGAAACGCCGTTCGAAAATCTCGACCTGATCGCCGGCAGTCCGGAACTGGAGCATCTGCAGGTCAAGCTCGAAGCCAAGCAGAAGGTGCACAAGCTGCGTCAGGCGCTGGCGAAAGTGCGTGGTTACGACCACATCTTCATCGACACACCGCCGGGGCTGAACTTCTACAGTCGCTCGGCCCTGATCGCGGCCGATCGCGTGCTGGTGCCCTTCGATTGCGACGAGTTCGCCAAACGCGCGCTCTACACACTGATCGAGAACCTCGAAGAGATCCGCGCCGACCACAACGAAGAACTGGAGCTCGAAGGCATCATCGTCAATCAGTTCCAGCCGCGTGCCAAGTTGCCGGCCCGAATGATCGAGGAATTGCGCAACGAAGACCTCAGCGTGCTGGAGCCGTTCCTGTCGAGTTCGGTACGCATCCGTGAATCGCACGAGCAGTCGAAGCCAATGATTTTCTTCGATCCTTCACACAAGCTGACGCGAGAGTACGAGGCGCTGTTCGATGCGCTTGAGCAGGGTTGA
- the acnA gene encoding aconitate hydratase AcnA, whose product MTDSFKAKSTLNVGTKSYTYYKLKALEPTFNVSRLPYSYKVLLENLLRNEDDLTVTKSDIEAFASAKLAELPVQEIAFMPARVVLQDFTGVPCVVDFAAMRDAMKDLGGDPKKINPLCPAELVIDHSVMVDHYGSNDAFDLNAKLEFQRNKERYAFLRWGQEAFDNFAVVPPDTGIVHQVNIEFLARAVFVKDGVAPADGTPAEKMVYPDSCFGTDSHTTMVNGIGVLGWGVGGIEAEAAMLGQPSSMLMPEVIGVRLSGKLAEGATATDLVLTVTEMLRKRGVVEKFVEFFGPGLGNLATADRCTIANMAPEYGATCGIFPIDSETLNYLRLTGRPEEQIQLVEEYAKAQGMWWTPDAPEAEYSDVLSLDLSTIQPSLAGPKRPQDRVLLTDVQANFKKAFDGEQKMRPSAGPAKVNDNGTEFTLEDGAVVIAAITSCTNTSNPAVLVGAGLVAKKAREKGLKVKPWVKTSLAPGSKVVKDYLIKADLLDDLEAMGFNVVGYGCTTCIGNSGPLNEAISQAITDNKLSVSAVLSGNRNFEGRVHQDVRMNYLASPPLVVAYALAGSTNMDLSSDPIGTGSDGQPVYLKDVWPTTKEIQDTVAACLNAEMFKKSYGEVFKGDERWQSISVAKSETFPWDSSSTYVQNPPYFVGMSKEAPGVQPIQGARCLALLADSITTDHISPAGNIKKDSPGGQYLVDNGVPVAEFNSYGSRRGNHEVMMRGTFANTRIKNAMVPGVEGGFTRHLNGGASDPMPIYDAAMKYAEDGVPLVVLAGKEYGTGSSRDWAAKGTILLGVKAVISESFERIHRSNLVGMGVLPLNFTDGQSAASLGLDGNEVFDIEGLVDGAPAVTVNAKKPDGDVVSFKARVRIDTPKEWLYYKHGGVLNYVLRELAA is encoded by the coding sequence ATGACGGACAGCTTCAAGGCCAAGTCCACGCTGAACGTTGGAACCAAGTCGTACACGTACTACAAGCTCAAGGCCCTGGAGCCGACGTTCAATGTCTCGCGCCTGCCCTACTCCTACAAGGTGCTGCTCGAGAACCTGCTGCGCAACGAGGATGACCTGACCGTCACCAAGTCCGACATCGAGGCTTTCGCCTCTGCCAAGCTGGCCGAGCTGCCGGTGCAGGAAATCGCGTTCATGCCGGCGCGCGTGGTGCTGCAGGACTTCACCGGCGTGCCCTGCGTGGTCGATTTCGCGGCGATGCGCGATGCGATGAAGGATCTCGGCGGCGACCCCAAGAAGATCAATCCGCTGTGCCCGGCCGAACTGGTCATCGATCACTCCGTCATGGTCGACCACTACGGCAGCAACGACGCCTTCGACCTCAACGCCAAGCTCGAATTCCAGCGCAACAAGGAACGCTACGCCTTCCTGCGCTGGGGCCAGGAAGCCTTCGACAACTTCGCGGTGGTGCCGCCGGACACCGGCATCGTCCATCAGGTCAATATCGAATTTCTCGCCCGCGCCGTGTTTGTAAAGGACGGCGTGGCCCCCGCCGACGGAACGCCGGCGGAAAAAATGGTGTATCCGGACTCCTGCTTCGGCACCGACAGCCACACCACCATGGTCAACGGCATTGGCGTGCTCGGCTGGGGCGTCGGCGGCATCGAGGCTGAGGCCGCGATGCTGGGCCAGCCCTCGTCGATGCTGATGCCGGAAGTGATCGGCGTACGTCTGAGCGGCAAGCTCGCCGAAGGTGCCACCGCCACCGACCTGGTGCTGACCGTCACCGAAATGCTGCGCAAGCGCGGCGTGGTCGAGAAATTCGTGGAATTCTTCGGCCCGGGCCTGGGCAACCTCGCCACCGCCGACCGCTGCACCATCGCCAACATGGCGCCGGAATACGGCGCGACCTGCGGCATCTTCCCGATCGACAGCGAAACCCTGAACTACCTGCGCCTGACCGGCCGCCCCGAGGAGCAGATCCAGCTCGTCGAGGAATACGCCAAGGCCCAGGGCATGTGGTGGACGCCGGACGCGCCGGAAGCCGAGTACTCGGACGTGCTGAGCCTGGACCTTTCCACCATCCAGCCTTCGCTGGCCGGCCCCAAGCGCCCGCAGGACCGCGTGTTGCTGACCGATGTGCAGGCCAACTTCAAGAAGGCCTTCGACGGCGAGCAAAAGATGCGCCCGTCCGCCGGCCCGGCCAAGGTCAACGACAACGGCACCGAGTTCACGCTGGAGGACGGCGCGGTGGTCATCGCTGCCATCACCTCCTGCACCAACACCTCCAATCCGGCGGTGCTGGTCGGCGCCGGTCTGGTCGCAAAGAAGGCGCGTGAGAAGGGTCTCAAGGTCAAGCCCTGGGTCAAGACTTCGCTGGCGCCCGGCTCCAAGGTGGTCAAGGATTACCTGATCAAGGCCGACCTGCTCGACGATCTCGAAGCCATGGGCTTCAACGTGGTCGGCTACGGCTGCACCACCTGCATCGGCAACTCCGGCCCGCTCAACGAGGCGATCTCGCAGGCGATCACCGATAACAAGCTGTCGGTGTCCGCCGTGCTCTCCGGCAATCGCAACTTCGAAGGCCGCGTCCATCAGGACGTGCGCATGAACTACCTTGCCTCGCCGCCGCTGGTCGTCGCCTACGCGCTGGCCGGCAGCACCAACATGGACCTCAGCTCCGATCCGATCGGTACCGGCAGCGATGGCCAGCCGGTCTACCTCAAGGACGTGTGGCCGACCACCAAGGAAATCCAGGACACGGTCGCGGCCTGCCTCAACGCCGAGATGTTCAAGAAAAGCTATGGCGAGGTGTTCAAGGGCGACGAGCGCTGGCAGTCGATCTCGGTCGCCAAGTCCGAGACCTTCCCCTGGGATTCCTCCTCGACCTACGTGCAGAACCCGCCATATTTCGTCGGCATGTCCAAGGAAGCACCGGGCGTGCAGCCGATCCAGGGGGCGCGTTGCCTGGCGCTGTTGGCCGACTCGATCACGACCGATCACATCTCCCCGGCCGGCAACATCAAGAAGGATTCCCCGGGCGGCCAGTATCTGGTCGACAACGGTGTGCCGGTCGCCGAATTCAACAGCTACGGCTCGCGCCGCGGCAACCACGAAGTGATGATGCGCGGCACCTTCGCCAACACCCGGATCAAGAACGCGATGGTGCCGGGTGTGGAAGGCGGCTTCACGCGCCACCTCAACGGCGGCGCTTCCGACCCGATGCCGATCTACGACGCGGCGATGAAGTACGCCGAGGATGGCGTGCCGCTGGTGGTCCTGGCCGGCAAGGAATACGGCACCGGCTCCTCGCGCGACTGGGCGGCCAAGGGCACGATCCTGCTCGGCGTCAAGGCCGTCATCTCCGAATCCTTCGAACGCATTCACCGTTCCAATCTGGTCGGCATGGGCGTGCTGCCGCTGAACTTCACGGATGGCCAGAGCGCCGCTTCGCTGGGTCTGGACGGTAACGAGGTGTTCGACATCGAAGGGCTCGTCGACGGTGCGCCGGCAGTCACGGTCAATGCCAAGAAGCCCGACGGCGACGTCGTCAGCTTCAAGGCGCGCGTACGCATCGATACGCCGAAGGAGTGGCTGTACTACAAGCATGGCGGCGTGCTGAACTACGTTTTGCGCGAACTCGCGGCCTAA
- a CDS encoding TMEM165/GDT1 family protein: MEAFWISTGTVFLGELGDKTQLLAVMLASRFRRPWIVVAGILLATVLNHAVAGLAGSWIRTVLPDEWLHWIVGLSFIAVGLWAIKPDEIDESEALRSGRSVLWITVVSFFLAEIGDKTQIATTVLAARFDDLLQVVAGTTSGMLLADVPVVFLGAAIATRLPLTAIRWTAAGLFVVLGVTTLIWGGTWLGAGAGQAG; this comes from the coding sequence ATGGAAGCTTTCTGGATCTCCACCGGTACCGTTTTCCTCGGGGAACTCGGCGACAAAACTCAGCTGCTCGCGGTCATGCTCGCCAGTCGCTTTCGGCGTCCATGGATCGTGGTGGCCGGCATCCTGCTGGCGACGGTGCTCAATCACGCCGTGGCCGGGCTCGCCGGTAGCTGGATCAGAACGGTGCTGCCGGACGAATGGCTGCATTGGATCGTCGGCCTGTCATTCATCGCTGTTGGGCTTTGGGCGATCAAGCCGGATGAGATCGACGAATCCGAAGCGCTGCGCAGTGGTCGCAGCGTGCTGTGGATCACCGTCGTCAGCTTCTTCCTGGCCGAGATCGGCGACAAGACACAGATCGCGACGACGGTGCTCGCGGCCCGTTTTGACGACCTGCTCCAGGTGGTGGCCGGCACCACCAGCGGTATGCTGCTGGCCGACGTTCCGGTGGTGTTTCTGGGTGCCGCGATCGCCACCCGTCTGCCACTGACCGCGATCCGCTGGACCGCCGCCGGCCTGTTCGTGGTGCTGGGCGTCACGACCCTGATCTGGGGCGGAACCTGGTTGGGGGCCGGGGCGGGGCAGGCGGGCTAA